GCGGCGGCGTAGCCAGGCACCGGGTCATCTGCGGTGAGCATCGCGTCTTCGGCCGACAGCAGGGCCGCCGCCGCCTTCCCGCTCTGTCCACCGGCCCCGTACGCCCTGGCGCAGGTGACCAGCAGTAGGGCCTCGGTCTGCCGGTCGACCTTGCCCGTCGCCCGCCGCAACGCCTCCTCCGCCAGGCCGATGCACGCCTGCGGGTGACCGAGGTCGAGTGCCTGGTGGGTCAGAGCCCGCATCATCCACGCGGCGTGCCCGTACGGGTCTGACTCGCAGGCCAACTGGAAGCCGAGGAGGTAGTAGCGCTGGGCGGCGCCCTCGCGGCCCAAGTCGTGGTGCTTCCAGCCCACCAGGCACGCCAGAGTCGCCGCCGCCCCGAACGCGCTGCGCCGTACCGGCTCCGAGGGGAAGCGGCCCTCCAGCATGGGGACCACGGTGTCGGTGAGGTAGGCGGTCACCATCGTCAGGCCGTGGCCTCCGCCCAAGCGTTCATCCATGCTCCGGAACGTCTCCGTGAGCTCCCGCACGATGGCGACTTCCTCAGTGCCGACGGCACCGCCGCGTTCGGCTGCCCGCAGGGTCGCGGCGACGGCCTGGTGGTCGTAAACGAGAGGCAGGGCGACGGCGGCCGTAGCGAACGCGGCGTTGAGGAAGTTCCTGCGACGGAGCATCACGAATCTCCCGAGGTCGGTGGCGTTGGCCAGTGGATCGGCCCCCAGGGCCTCGCCGGTGCCTGCGCAGCCTAGACCGATCTCTGTGGGCGTGACCTTCCGCTTCATCCTTCTGGTGAGGGCTTCGGCGATGTACGAGCGGGTCTGACCGCTTGGTGTACCACCCATGACCCAGGAGTGAACGGCCGAGCGGGAGGTATGCAGCGTCACCCCGGACTCGGCGGCCACCGCACGGACATCCCTGGCCAGGACCTCGTAGGTACATCCGGCCTCGGCGATGACGTCTGCCAGCGCGGTGTTCGGACTACGGCTCTCCGCCAACTCGCACTCCCCGCAGCGATCTTGAACAGACTGAACAAGGTGCCCCGCCGCCCACGGTACCCCCACCCGATCACCGTGAGTTCAATAGCCGTAACGCCAAACGCGATCGGCCCGGAACCTGTCCGGAAACCCGGCCCCACGCCGACGCTTCGCCCTACACGGACCACCGCGAACAGGAGCCAGGGAGATGTCTCGTACGACAGCACCGCTCCACCCCAGGACCGGCGTCACCTCCGCCGGCCCGCGTACTCCCGGTCGCCTCCTACGCGGTGGCGAGGAACGACACGGCCCGCTCGTCCAGCTCGGCCGCGCAGCGAAGCCCCCGTGCCCGGAAGGGTGCGAGGTCGGCCCGCATGGTCTTGACGGCCTTGCGGGTCCGCACGGAGCGGACGCCTTCCATGTGGTCCATGGCCTGCCCGAACGTGGCGCACGCCTGCTCGATCCGGCCGCGCTTGAGGTGGAGCTCCGCCCCCGCGACCAGGTCCAGGGCCACGATCCGGGCGTAGGTTCCGGCGGGCCTCGTGGCGGCGGCGTGCAGGTACTCGGCGGCGGCGGCCCGGTGGTCCCCGAGGGTTTCGAAGACCTTCGCCGTCCGGGAGAACACCGACGGCGCCACAGGCCCCCACGCCAGGCCCCAGAACGGCACCTCGTCGCCCCGCTGGCTGCCCTGTTCCAGCAGGGCGCGGGCTCGGCCGACTTCGGCGAGGGCGGCGGCCGACAGCCCGGTCTTGGCCAGGGTGTGGGCGTGGACGACGCGGAAGAGGGCTTCGGTCTGGAAGTCCACGCGGCCCTTGGCCCGGGTGAGGCCGGTCTCGGCGAGGCCCTGGCAGTGCTCGGGACGGTGCAGCTTGAGCCCCTGCATGGCCATGGTCCGCATCACGAACCCGTCATGGCCGGGCAGTCCGGACTCTACGGCGAGCCCGTAGGACTGGAGGTAGTAGCGCTGGGCAAGGCCCTGCTGTCCGGCGTCGTAGGACTTCCAGCCCAGCAAATGGACGCCCCGGCTCGCGGCGGACAGCATCTGGGCACGGATCTCGTCCGTGCGGAACCGGCCCCGGCACAGCGGCGCGACGTCGTCGCGGAGGTAGGTCACCAGGGCGGAGCGGCCGTGCTGGCCGCCATGGCGTTCGTCCATTTCGGAGAACATGCCGATCATGTCGCGCACGGCGTTGACCTCGGCCATCCCGATGACCTGACCGGTGCGGGCGGCTGCGGTCCTCTCCGCGATGTCGCGTACGTACGCCAGGGGCAGGGCTGCGGCGGCCACCGAGTAGGCGGAGGCCGACAGGAAGCGTCTGCGGTCCAACTCGGCCCTCCACATCGGGATCAGGGAGTCGATCGGATCGCCCCCCAGCGTAAGACCGATGCTTTCATGGCCGCCGTCCGGGTCGGCGTCGGCGAGGCCCAACTCCACGGGGGTCAGGAGCCGGCCCAGGCGGCGGGAGAGCGCGACGGCCAGATAGCGGGCCGTGTCGGGCTGTGGTCGGGCGCCCTGCACCCAGTGGTCCACGGCCGACTTGTTCGTCCGCAGAGCCATCCCGCACTCGGCCGCGACGGACCGGACCGCCTTCGCGACGGCCTCGTACGTTAAGCCGGACTCCGCGATCAGATCGCGGAGACGGTCGTTCGGTGTGCGTGTGGCCATGAAGCACCTGCCCGTATACCCGATATACCGCTTGCCCTCGCCGACACGGTACCCCTGCCCGATCACCGTGAGTTGAATAGTCGTCATGCCCGAGGAACCGGCCGCCCGGCGGCCTTCTCGGTGCTGCTCTCATCCGGATCAGCCGTGAACAGGAGCTTTGGAGATGTCCCGCACGAGCGCACCGATCCTCCCCGCCCGGCCCAGGGCCGGCATCGCACCGCCGGCCCAGGTACCGCCGGTCACCTCTTCCGCGGACGTCGCCTGCGACATCGACACCGCGCTCGCGCTCGCCGACCACGCCCCCCACGGCCCGGCCGCCGCGCAGATCCGGGAGCGGCTGCGGCAGCACATCACCAACCTGGCCGGGCCCGCACAGGAGTTCGCCGACTGGATGCCGGACGGCCGGGGCCGCGACATAGCTCTCGCCACGGTTCACCACGCCCGCAACATGGCCGCCACGCGGGGCGGGGACCCGGTCGCCTCGCTGAGGCTGCTGGCCAAGCTCGCCCAGCACCTGGCCCGGTACGCGGCCGACAACCACTCGCCCGCCAGACGGCGGGCCGCCTGACCGGCCCCGGCCGTGGCCTGGCCTTGGCGGCCATGGCCGGGGCCCTCCCCCCGCGGCAGGTGCTCCACAGCACCTTCGCCGGCGCACCTGCTCCACACCACCTTCGACCGTCATCGAGGAGCCCACCGTGAACACCACCGTCAGCCCGGACAACGTCTTCGCCTACGCGGACGAGCGGATCGCCCAGGCCGCCGCCGCCCTGTGGCCGGACGGCCCGGTGGTGGTCGGCCCGCACATCCCGTCGGTGACCGGGTATGTCCGCCGGGTCGAGGCCGCCGGACGGCCGCTGTTCGCGAAGGTGTCCCTGCTGGGGGTGTCGCTGGCGTCGGTGCTGCGCGGCACGCACGGGGACTGGGCGGAGGTGAGGGCCAAACAGGCCGCGTACTTATCGTCGCCCGGCGCGCTGCTGGAGCGGGAGGCCGCCCAGTACGGGGCACTGGCCGGAGCCGGACTCGGGACGGCGACGGTGGCCGGACTGGCCGGCGGGGTCCTGTTCACCGAACCCGTGGACGGTGTGACGCTCGGCGAGATCCTGGCGAAGGACCCGCACCGCACGTTCGACGTTTTGGCGGGTGTGGCGGAGGAGCTCGGCGCGCTCCAGAAGCCTGCGGTGGCCGCGCTGGTGGGGGGCGCTGCGATCCGGGAGCGGTCCGTCCACGGCACGTTCGCCCGCAAGTTCAACGGGATCTCCGGGAACACGTACGTGTCCCTGACCGGGCGGTCTGCGCCGGTACTGGGGGCCGTCGTGGCACGGCTGCGGAAGATGCGGCTGTCCGGCACCTACGGCATCGGGATCGTCTACGGCGACTTGAAGCCGGAGCACGTCGTCTTCCCGGACGGGCCGGAGAGGCGGCCGACGTTCATCGACCCGGGCCTGGCCTTGGGCCACCCGGCGTCCGACGTCGCCAAGCTCGTCTCCCGCATGGTCCTCGGGCTCATCGTCCAGCCCCCAGCCGGGCCCGGCGCCACCGCAGTCCTCCAAGGCATCGGCCAGTTCACCGACCTGGCCACCTACCGGCTGACCCCTGCGGAGCGGGCGGCGTGGCTGAGGCAGTTGGTCGTCCTGTGGCTGATGGACACCGTCAACATCTTCACCACCTACCTGACAGCTCCCACCGGCCTGCCCCTGCCGGAGTCGGCCCGCACGCTGATCGCCCAGGCCCCCGTCGTGTGCACGCTCCTCGACCGGGTCTCCGCTCTCCTTGCGGCCGTGTCGATGGACGGCCGCACCGTGTGGCGCCTGGCCCTGGATCACGCGGCAACGGCGGCCGGACGATGAGCTCGCGCACCGGCCCCGTCGGGGTCATCGGAGCCGGAGCTGTCGGCCAGACCGTCTCAGCCCTCCTCGTGGCCGCCGGATGGTGCGAGGAAATCCTGATCGCCTCCGGCAGCGACCGCTCGGCCGCCGCTCTGGTCACCGACCTCCAGGACATGGCCCAGATCGTCGGCTCGCCCGTCCGGGCCCAGACTGCCCAACCCGCCGACATGCGCGACTGCGCGGCCGTGGTCGTCGCCCCCCGGGCGAAGTTCACCAACACCGCGACCGCCGACGTCCGGATGGCCGGTCTGGAGGCCAACGCCCCGCTGATCGCCGCCCTGGCCCGCTCCCTGACCGGGTACGAGGGGACGGCCGTGGTCGTCACCAACCCCGTCGACCCTTTGACGTGGCTGTTCGCCCGCGCCTCCGGCGCGGCCCGCGTGTACGGGGTCGGCTCCGCCACCGACACCGCCCGCTACCGCCTCGCGCTGGCCGCCGAACTCGCCGTCCCCGTAGAGAGCGTGGCCGGGCACGTGATCGGCGAACACGGCGACGCCGCCGTGCTGTGCACATCCACCACCCGGATCGACGGCCGCCGCGTCCGTGTACCCGTCCGGGCCGTACGGGCCGAGCTTGGCGCCCGCCCACGCCGCATCAACGCCGGGATCGGCCGGGGCCGCTGCGGCCCCGCCGGCGCTGTGCTCCACGCCCTCACCCACGCCCTCGGCCTTGAGGACGGGCCGGTTGAGCTGTCCGTCGACCACCAGGGCGCCCAGCTCGGCCTGCCCGTCCACTTCACCGCCGGACGCCCGGCCGTCCGCCTGCCCCGCCTGGACCCGGCCGAACGGCGTCTCCTCGCCGCCGCCGACCACAAGATCCACCTCGCGTGCAAGGCGATCTCCCACCACCTCGAAGGAGCCCGATGACCCTCGCGACCCGCATCAGCGCCGCCCAAGCCCACGTCACCGTTACCAGCAGTACGGCGGTGATCACCGACTGGTCCATGCGCTATTTCGGCCCGTGGTGGAACGCCGTGGACGCCGTCGCCCCGCACGCGGGTCCGGTCGTGGCCGCCGACGTCGAGGCGGTCGAGGTTGCCGCCCTCGCCCAACAGATCGGCGAGGGCCGGCACCAGGAGTGCGTGTACGCCAACGAGCCCATGCTCTACGCCCGGGGCAACGACGGTGTCGTGGCCGCTGTCCAGCCGGGCGAGCGCCTGGCCTACCGGTACGAGCCCGGCCTCCTGCGGATCGTCGGCTGCGACGAGGTGCCCGTCGCGCTCGCCGCCGCCCGCCTGGCCCGCGAGGTCCTGCGCTCCAGGCTCCTCACAGACGGCTGGCGCATCCTGCACGCCTCCGCAGCCGTCCGCGACGGGCGTACCGTGCTGGCCCTCGGCGAGAAGGGCGCGGGAAAGTCCACCGTCGGGTTCCTCCTGGCCCGCGCCGGATGGCAGCTACTGGCCAACGACCGCGTGTTCGTCCGCCCCAACGAAGACGGCGGGGTCGCCGTGCTGCCGTGGCCGTCGGCCGCCGCGATCGGTCTCGGCTTCCTCGACGCCATCGGTCTCTATGACGACGTACGTGCCCGCGTCCTGTCCGGGGAACAGCTCCACCCCACCCAGCACGAGTCCGTCACCCGCGCCCTTCTGGACGGCCGTCGCCTGCCCATTCGCTCCTCTTCCGGCAAGGAGCTCAAGCCGCAGTTCTTCCCGGACCAGCTGGTGACCTGGCTCGGGTTGACCCTGGCCACCGAGGGCAGCGCCGCCAAGATCGTCTTCCCGCGTATCGACCCCGACGCCGCCCCGGCCGTCCTCAGCGAGGGCAGGGCCTTGGGCGAGGACGACTTCTTCACTGGGGCCACCGAGGACCGCTACCCCGACGTCTTCGGCCTCGCCCCCACCGGCGAAGCCAGCCGGGTCACCCGCGAACTCCTGGCCACCCGTCTCGCCGACCTGCCCCGCCACAGCGTGGTCCTCGGCCACGACGTCAAGGCGAACGCCGAATTCCTCGCCGAACTCGCCACCACCTGAACCCGCGGCAGGTACTCAACAGCACCACGCCGGCGTGCGTGCTCCCGGTCACCTCCGCCGGGCGCGTCCCCACCAACACCACACCCGGTACGGCCGGTGGTGTGAGCTGAACCCCCGCCACGGGCCCCCGGGGCGGGACGTGGCGGGACCTGCCACGGAGACCGACAAGAAGGAAGAGAGACGTTGACCGACACGACGGATGACAATGCGGCCGCGCTGCGCCAGGCGATGACCAGCGACATGGTCAAGGCCGGAATGATCACGAGCGAGCGGGTCGAAGCCGCGTTCCTGACGGTCGCCCGTCACCGGTTCGCGCCCGAAGCGACGCCCGAGAAGGCATACGAGGTGGAGTCGGCGGTCCCCACCAAGAGGGACCAGCACGGCATCGCCGTCAGCTCGGTATCGGCGCCGCGCATTCAAGCCATGATGCTGGAGCAGGCCGAGCTGAAGCCCGGTCAGGACGTGGCCGAAGTCGGATCGGGCGGCTGCAACGCCGCGCTCATGGCCGAACTCGTCGGCGACGACGGGGTGGTCACCACCGTCGACATCGACGCCGACGTCACCGCGCGGGCCCGCAAGCTCCTGGACGAGAACGGCTACGCCCGGGTCAAGGTCCACACCGTCGATGCTGAGGGCGGTATCCCGGACACCGGAGCCCTCGACCGGCTGATCGTCACCGCCGGGGCCTGGGACATCCCGCCCGCCTGGACCGACCAGCTGAGCGACGGCGGGCGCCTCGTCGTCCCGCTGCGGATGCGGGGCCTGAGCCGGTCGGTTGCTTTCGACCTCGACGGCGACCGGCTCGTCTCCCGGTCCGCCCAGATGTGCGGCTTCGTCACGATGCAGGGCGCCGGAGAACACCAGGAACGCCTGCTCCTGCTGCGGGGCAGGGAGATCGCCCTGCGCTTCGACGAGGGCTGGCCCGAGGACCCGGAGGCCCTGAACGGTGTGTTCGACACCGAGCGGGCCGAAGTCTGGTCCGAGGTCACCGTGGCCATGAGCGAGCCGTTCACCGGCCTGCAGATGTGGCTGGCGACCGCCCTGGACGGCTTCTGCCTCATGTCCGTGGACGGGGACCTGGACACCGGTCTCGTCGCCCCGCAGAACAAGTCGGCCTGCCTGTCCCTCCTCGACGGGGCTTCCCTCGCCTACATGACCATCCGACGCAACGGCGACCGGGCCGAGTTCGGGGCGCACGGCTACGGCCCCGACGCCAAGGCCGTGGCCCAGGCCCTGGTGGAGGAGATCCGCGTCTGGGACCGCGACCACCGCCGCAGCGAGCCGGTGATCTACGCCTACCCCGCCACGACCCCCGAGTCCGAGCTGCCCGCGGGTCGTGTCATCACCAAGCGGCACCGCCGCATCGTCATCTCCTGGCCCCGCGAGGACCAGGCCAACAAGAGCACCACCGCGAACAAGGAGAAATGATCATGACCAAGCAGATCGCCACGGCAACGACCGGCCTGAGCGGCGAATTCAACCTGGACGTGCGCGTGGTCGAGGCCGGGGCGCCCGTCGCGAGCCTCCTGCGCAGCACCGACGACGGCTGCGGCTCGACCTGCTCCAACGGCTCCACCGCGTGCGCGTCCTCCGTCAACGACCCCTCCTGACCGAACCGCCGCGAAGGTGAGGCGGAGCACGGCGGCCGGCCGCCGTGCTCCCCGTCACCTGCACCATCCCCGCCGCCGGGCACACGTGTGTGCCCGGCGGCACCACGACCACACCACGACAGCTGCCAGGGGGCGAAGAGTTATGGGGCGCGGAGCACGGCTGTACCGGCACACGCAGGCCCTGATGGTGCGGGC
This genomic window from Streptomyces sp. NBC_01351 contains:
- a CDS encoding tetratricopeptide repeat protein — translated: MAESRSPNTALADVIAEAGCTYEVLARDVRAVAAESGVTLHTSRSAVHSWVMGGTPSGQTRSYIAEALTRRMKRKVTPTEIGLGCAGTGEALGADPLANATDLGRFVMLRRRNFLNAAFATAAVALPLVYDHQAVAATLRAAERGGAVGTEEVAIVRELTETFRSMDERLGGGHGLTMVTAYLTDTVVPMLEGRFPSEPVRRSAFGAAATLACLVGWKHHDLGREGAAQRYYLLGFQLACESDPYGHAAWMMRALTHQALDLGHPQACIGLAEEALRRATGKVDRQTEALLLVTCARAYGAGGQSGKAAAALLSAEDAMLTADDPVPGYAAASGPVAATVASHTGKTLTEMRDHRAAEKHYRAALKGRTPGTYQRVHGLTMVNIGRSVAAQQRHEEAVAVWGRSLDFMDGLVSDRTVKEIRAIQSTAASYRKRRIPGAGALHERAVDLLRAQA
- a CDS encoding lactate/malate family dehydrogenase encodes the protein MSSRTGPVGVIGAGAVGQTVSALLVAAGWCEEILIASGSDRSAAALVTDLQDMAQIVGSPVRAQTAQPADMRDCAAVVVAPRAKFTNTATADVRMAGLEANAPLIAALARSLTGYEGTAVVVTNPVDPLTWLFARASGAARVYGVGSATDTARYRLALAAELAVPVESVAGHVIGEHGDAAVLCTSTTRIDGRRVRVPVRAVRAELGARPRRINAGIGRGRCGPAGAVLHALTHALGLEDGPVELSVDHQGAQLGLPVHFTAGRPAVRLPRLDPAERRLLAAADHKIHLACKAISHHLEGAR
- the fxlM gene encoding methyltransferase, FxLD system; translated protein: MTDTTDDNAAALRQAMTSDMVKAGMITSERVEAAFLTVARHRFAPEATPEKAYEVESAVPTKRDQHGIAVSSVSAPRIQAMMLEQAELKPGQDVAEVGSGGCNAALMAELVGDDGVVTTVDIDADVTARARKLLDENGYARVKVHTVDAEGGIPDTGALDRLIVTAGAWDIPPAWTDQLSDGGRLVVPLRMRGLSRSVAFDLDGDRLVSRSAQMCGFVTMQGAGEHQERLLLLRGREIALRFDEGWPEDPEALNGVFDTERAEVWSEVTVAMSEPFTGLQMWLATALDGFCLMSVDGDLDTGLVAPQNKSACLSLLDGASLAYMTIRRNGDRAEFGAHGYGPDAKAVAQALVEEIRVWDRDHRRSEPVIYAYPATTPESELPAGRVITKRHRRIVISWPREDQANKSTTANKEK
- a CDS encoding FxLD family lanthipeptide — encoded protein: MTKQIATATTGLSGEFNLDVRVVEAGAPVASLLRSTDDGCGSTCSNGSTACASSVNDPS